The Candidatus Kryptonium sp. genome contains a region encoding:
- the hemC gene encoding hydroxymethylbilane synthase, translated as MMQKIIIGTRGSKLALWQTEFVKEKLSKVVPDIEFEIKIIKTTGDKILNSPLSKIGDKGIFTREIEIELLDGKIDMAVHSLKDLPTKLPDGLTIGAVTEREDVRDVLISRNDLKLADLPLNSVIATGSLRRRAQLLNIRPDFKFVEIRGNIDTRFRKFDESNWDGMILAYAGVKRMNYTSRVSEVISTDIILPAVGQGAIAIEVREKDEKILDLVRKVNHLETELATRAERALLRYLEGGCQIPIGAFAYVSNGKIKLSAMVSNLDGTFLVRDSVEGDVNDQVENLGFELAEKLLQQGASKILDEIRKIT; from the coding sequence ATAATGCAAAAAATAATTATTGGAACGCGTGGTAGCAAACTAGCTTTGTGGCAGACGGAATTCGTTAAAGAAAAACTTTCAAAGGTTGTTCCAGATATTGAATTTGAAATCAAAATCATAAAAACGACGGGAGATAAAATTCTTAACTCCCCACTTTCAAAAATTGGCGATAAAGGAATTTTCACAAGGGAAATTGAAATTGAACTTTTGGATGGCAAAATTGACATGGCGGTTCATAGCTTAAAAGATCTTCCGACGAAGTTGCCCGATGGATTGACTATCGGTGCTGTAACGGAGCGAGAAGATGTAAGGGATGTTTTGATCTCACGAAATGATTTAAAACTTGCTGATCTACCTCTAAATTCTGTGATAGCTACAGGTAGTTTAAGGCGAAGGGCTCAACTTCTCAATATAAGACCTGATTTTAAATTTGTTGAAATTCGCGGAAACATTGACACAAGGTTCAGAAAGTTTGATGAGTCAAACTGGGACGGGATGATACTTGCTTATGCTGGTGTCAAAAGAATGAATTATACAAGTAGAGTTTCTGAAGTAATTTCAACGGATATCATCTTACCTGCGGTTGGTCAAGGCGCAATTGCGATTGAAGTCAGGGAGAAAGACGAAAAAATCCTTGATCTTGTAAGAAAAGTAAACCATCTTGAAACCGAACTCGCAACGAGAGCAGAACGAGCACTTTTGAGATATCTTGAAGGTGGATGTCAAATTCCAATTGGGGCATTCGCTTATGTTTCAAATGGGAAAATTAAACTTTCCGCAATGGTAAGCAATCTTGATGGCACATTCCTTGTACGTGATTCGGTTGAGGGTGATGTAAATGATCAAGTTGAAAACCTTGGATTTGAACTTGCCGAAAAACTTCTTCAACAAGGTGCATCAAAAATTCTTGATGAAATAAGGAAGATAACTTAA
- the hemN gene encoding oxygen-independent coproporphyrinogen III oxidase has product MKFTGVDIQLLKKYDRPGPRYTSYPPAPAFSKDFGPDDYRNAIVENNLQNSKSDLSLYFHIPFCDTLCYFCGCNMLVTHRRETIRKYLDYLKKEIDMVWRLISPERKVTQLHWGGGTPSYLDPDEIRELGNFINERFRYVDEPEVGVEIDPRGLTYEHMKAFQEVGFNRISMGVQDFDPKVQKAVNRIQPETITRQAIDWARELGFRSINIDLIYGLPFQTVESFEKTIDKIIELSPERLAVFNFAYVPWLKPHQRVIKKEDLPTPEVKLQILKMTIEKLTEAGYVYIGMDHFAKPDDELAIAQREKTLYRNFQGYSTRAGADLYAFGMSAISQFQNIYAQNYKELKDYYARIDEEKFPTVVGYKMSQDDIIRKHVIMRLMCDMELTKSEVERKFGINFDEYFADSLPKLQEFIDDGLVELTDDKIIVTLMGRLVIRNIAMCFDAYLEKMMKEKPIFSRTV; this is encoded by the coding sequence ATGAAATTTACAGGTGTTGATATACAGCTTTTGAAAAAATACGATCGCCCTGGGCCAAGATATACAAGTTATCCTCCAGCCCCGGCCTTTTCAAAAGATTTCGGTCCTGATGATTATAGAAACGCAATAGTTGAAAATAATCTTCAAAATTCAAAATCTGATCTATCACTTTATTTCCACATTCCTTTCTGTGATACGCTGTGTTATTTTTGCGGATGCAATATGCTTGTGACACATAGGCGCGAGACCATAAGAAAATATCTTGACTATCTTAAAAAGGAAATTGATATGGTGTGGCGCTTAATCTCTCCAGAAAGAAAAGTAACACAATTGCACTGGGGTGGTGGAACTCCTTCTTACCTTGATCCTGATGAAATAAGAGAATTAGGAAACTTTATCAACGAGAGATTTAGATATGTTGATGAGCCTGAGGTAGGGGTTGAGATTGATCCACGAGGTTTAACATATGAACATATGAAGGCATTCCAAGAGGTTGGATTTAATAGAATAAGCATGGGGGTTCAAGATTTTGATCCTAAAGTTCAAAAAGCCGTTAATAGGATTCAGCCTGAAACGATAACAAGGCAAGCTATTGATTGGGCGCGCGAATTGGGCTTCAGAAGTATAAACATAGATTTAATTTATGGTTTGCCGTTTCAAACAGTTGAGTCATTTGAGAAAACAATTGACAAGATAATTGAGCTCTCGCCTGAAAGGCTTGCCGTTTTCAACTTTGCTTATGTCCCATGGCTTAAACCTCATCAGCGTGTGATAAAAAAAGAGGATCTACCAACTCCGGAAGTTAAATTGCAAATCTTGAAAATGACGATTGAAAAATTAACAGAAGCTGGATATGTTTATATCGGGATGGATCATTTTGCGAAGCCAGATGACGAGCTTGCAATTGCACAAAGAGAGAAGACTCTATATAGAAATTTCCAAGGTTATTCGACCCGCGCTGGGGCTGATTTGTATGCTTTTGGAATGTCAGCAATAAGTCAATTTCAAAACATCTATGCCCAAAATTATAAAGAATTGAAAGATTACTACGCAAGGATTGACGAAGAAAAATTTCCAACGGTGGTTGGATATAAGATGAGCCAAGATGATATCATAAGAAAGCATGTGATAATGCGCTTGATGTGTGATATGGAACTAACTAAAAGTGAAGTTGAAAGGAAATTTGGGATAAACTTTGATGAATACTTTGCGGATTCGCTTCCGAAACTTCAAGAATTTATTGATGATGGACTCGTTGAATTAACAGATGATAAAATAATTGTCACTTTGATGGGACGACTTGTGATAAGGAATATAGCTATGTGCTTTGACGCATATCTTGAAAAAATGATGAAAGAAAAACCGATATTTTCACGAACTGTTTAA
- a CDS encoding HNH endonuclease, which translates to MVSNPLHRKVLVLNQNYEPMSICPVKKAINLLYLGKAELVAAREGQYIRSVSYSIPFPTVVRLSYYIHMPYRRVILTRKNILKRDNHRCQYCGRTGVPLTVDHVIPKSKGGEDTWENLVCACVQCNNKKGDRTPEEAGMKLLRKPRKPNPIFFLKNFVGEIDESWKPYLFL; encoded by the coding sequence ATGGTTTCAAATCCGTTACACCGAAAAGTCCTCGTCTTGAATCAAAACTACGAGCCAATGAGCATCTGTCCCGTTAAGAAAGCAATAAATCTTCTTTATCTTGGCAAAGCTGAACTTGTAGCAGCAAGAGAGGGACAATACATAAGGTCTGTTTCTTATTCAATTCCATTTCCGACAGTCGTAAGGTTATCGTATTATATTCATATGCCATATCGCAGGGTAATTTTAACGAGAAAGAACATTTTGAAAAGGGATAATCACAGATGTCAGTACTGCGGTCGCACAGGAGTTCCTTTAACTGTTGATCATGTGATACCGAAATCAAAAGGTGGCGAAGATACTTGGGAGAATCTTGTGTGCGCCTGCGTGCAATGTAACAATAAAAAAGGTGATAGAACCCCAGAAGAAGCTGGAATGAAATTACTAAGGAAACCCAGAAAACCTAATCCAATTTTTTTCCTTAAGAATTTCGTTGGTGAAATTGACGAGAGTTGGAAACCTTATCTATTTTTGTGA
- the hemE gene encoding uroporphyrinogen decarboxylase, protein MDLRNDIFLKACRGDKAERTPIWIMRQAGRYLPDYRKIRAQYDFLTMIKTPELASEVTIQPIEIIGVDAGIIFSDILVLPEAMGLNLYIEENRGPRFEKNIKSEADIENLIIPDPTEKLKYVLEAIRLTKRNIDVPLIGFAGSPWTLFAYMVESEPGKDFKNAKLFIYTEPKLAHKLLEKISVAVSDFLISQIEYGADAVQIFDTWGGILNHDDFVEFSLNYISYVIEKVKAQFPHIPLILFSKGVWQWIDEIINLGCDVISIDWTFDIKKAREKSYDKVSIQGNLDPVVLLTKPEVIVRETIKILEKYGSGDRHIFNLGHGILPETPVENVKLLVETVKTESRKYHKQNDRWKL, encoded by the coding sequence TTGGACTTGCGGAACGATATATTTTTGAAAGCTTGTAGAGGCGATAAAGCGGAGCGAACTCCGATCTGGATAATGCGCCAAGCTGGAAGATATTTGCCCGATTATAGGAAGATAAGAGCACAATACGATTTCCTCACAATGATAAAAACTCCGGAACTTGCGTCGGAGGTAACAATCCAACCGATTGAAATAATTGGTGTTGATGCTGGAATAATTTTTTCTGATATACTTGTCCTTCCGGAAGCTATGGGTTTAAATCTTTACATTGAAGAAAACAGGGGACCACGATTTGAAAAAAATATCAAAAGCGAGGCGGATATTGAGAATCTTATCATTCCAGATCCGACTGAAAAGTTAAAATATGTTCTTGAAGCGATAAGGTTAACGAAACGAAACATTGATGTTCCGCTTATTGGTTTTGCCGGTTCGCCGTGGACTTTGTTTGCCTACATGGTTGAAAGTGAGCCTGGAAAGGATTTTAAAAATGCAAAATTGTTTATCTATACCGAGCCCAAACTTGCTCATAAACTCCTTGAAAAAATTTCCGTTGCTGTTTCTGATTTTCTAATATCACAAATTGAATATGGTGCTGACGCAGTCCAGATATTTGACACTTGGGGTGGTATCCTAAACCATGATGATTTCGTAGAGTTTTCTTTGAATTACATTTCATATGTGATTGAAAAAGTTAAGGCGCAATTCCCCCATATCCCGTTGATTTTATTTTCAAAAGGTGTGTGGCAGTGGATTGATGAAATTATTAACTTAGGTTGTGATGTTATAAGTATTGACTGGACATTTGATATTAAAAAGGCCAGGGAGAAATCATATGATAAGGTTTCCATACAAGGAAACCTTGATCCAGTTGTTCTTCTCACGAAGCCAGAAGTGATTGTTCGTGAGACTATAAAGATACTTGAAAAGTATGGTAGTGGCGACCGACATATCTTTAACCTCGGTCATGGAATTTTACCTGAAACACCCGTTGAAAATGTTAAACTTCTTGTTGAAACAGTAAAGACGGAAAGCAGAAAATATCATAAACAAAATGATCGTTGGAAATTATGA
- a CDS encoding 4a-hydroxytetrahydrobiopterin dehydratase, with the protein MKLERHEIEDKLQSLSGWFYDEMGDAIVKEFKFKNFRDAMAFVLRVAFEAEEFDHHPDIFIFYNRVKLVLRTHSEDGVTEKDFKVAERIDKI; encoded by the coding sequence ATGAAACTTGAAAGGCACGAAATAGAAGATAAGTTACAAAGTTTGAGCGGTTGGTTTTACGATGAAATGGGTGACGCAATCGTTAAGGAATTTAAATTTAAGAATTTTCGCGATGCTATGGCATTTGTATTAAGAGTTGCCTTTGAAGCTGAGGAATTTGATCATCATCCAGATATTTTCATTTTTTATAATCGGGTTAAACTTGTGCTCAGAACTCACAGCGAGGATGGCGTAACCGAAAAAGATTTTAAGGTTGCGGAGCGAATTGACAAAATTTGA
- a CDS encoding NlpC/P60 family protein, with product MEEPSLKIEEIRKKLGIDTRLCVFELSEGLIKISDEEVMKKILKLYPTDIPIKLLPAEDITLRYGVCNVGTASVFKEPSMRSEQTTQIILGETFDVLEIKDDWVRAKLHFDGYIGWIYKPQVVLMDELNFSEYIKKPKLEFISNSGFVYSKPEKNSLAVRDIVICSVLNYIGFQNGWFKVELPDGTFGFIRKNEARKFKPSENLNINNIIQTAKKFLGVSYLWGGKTPKGFDCSGFVQTVFRINGLQLPRDSDMQWRVGKYVGKNFKKFKKGDLLFFSSDGERITHVGIYTGKDKEVIHASGFVRINSLDKKNQIFSERLARTFVGARRVLNFK from the coding sequence ATGGAAGAACCGAGCCTAAAAATTGAAGAAATTCGCAAGAAACTCGGGATAGATACGAGATTATGTGTATTTGAGCTATCTGAAGGTTTGATCAAGATATCCGATGAGGAAGTTATGAAAAAAATTCTCAAGCTTTATCCAACCGACATCCCAATAAAACTCCTGCCCGCTGAAGATATAACCTTGAGATACGGAGTTTGCAATGTTGGAACTGCTTCAGTTTTTAAAGAGCCATCAATGCGGAGCGAGCAAACAACTCAAATCATACTTGGCGAAACTTTTGATGTGCTTGAAATAAAAGATGATTGGGTTAGAGCAAAACTGCATTTTGATGGATACATTGGCTGGATCTATAAACCGCAGGTCGTTCTGATGGACGAGCTTAATTTCTCGGAATATATCAAAAAACCAAAACTTGAGTTTATTTCAAATTCAGGATTTGTTTACTCAAAACCAGAAAAAAACTCGCTTGCAGTAAGAGATATCGTTATTTGTTCTGTTCTAAATTATATTGGTTTTCAAAACGGATGGTTCAAAGTTGAACTTCCCGATGGAACATTCGGATTTATCAGAAAAAACGAAGCAAGAAAGTTTAAACCTTCGGAAAACTTAAACATAAACAACATAATTCAAACGGCGAAGAAATTTCTCGGTGTATCTTATTTGTGGGGCGGTAAAACTCCAAAGGGATTTGATTGCTCTGGTTTTGTTCAAACTGTTTTTAGAATAAACGGATTGCAACTGCCGAGGGATTCCGATATGCAATGGAGGGTCGGGAAATATGTTGGCAAAAATTTCAAGAAATTTAAAAAAGGCGATCTTTTGTTTTTCAGCTCCGATGGAGAAAGGATCACTCATGTTGGAATTTACACTGGAAAAGACAAGGAAGTAATTCATGCGTCTGGCTTTGTTAGAATTAATAGTTTAGATAAAAAAAACCAAATTTTCAGCGAACGACTTGCGAGAACTTTTGTAGGGGCAAGAAGAGTTTTAAATTTTAAATAG
- a CDS encoding aminotransferase class IV has translation MKKKKLKIWNEQDYLNWVKQETPLKEKYFAMYSTVWDAVVTNPNLMTIPFDDHMVHRGDGVFDNSLVVNGKVYLLDEHLDRIIRSATSIGIKIPLTKQEMKEIILETIAITGKRYCIARFWISRGTGGFSVYPDESPRGHFYLIITSFPNYPKRYYEEGLNVVTSPFRLKQPFTPQVKSCNYLSNVMMEFFAHNVGADTAIGIDSEGYLTEGSNKNVAIVTHDKIFKYPRLEKVLHGTMLKRAIYFANLLKEEGILKDVVSTDIPISEAYNSSEMMFFSTTLVVAPIVKYDGITIGNGKPGEIYKKLSEMFKKDMNENDEVLTPVDYD, from the coding sequence ATGAAAAAAAAGAAATTAAAAATTTGGAACGAGCAAGATTACCTCAACTGGGTTAAACAAGAAACACCTTTGAAAGAAAAATACTTCGCAATGTATTCAACAGTTTGGGACGCTGTTGTGACAAATCCAAATCTTATGACCATCCCCTTTGACGATCACATGGTACATCGCGGAGATGGAGTTTTTGATAACTCGCTTGTTGTTAACGGAAAAGTTTATCTACTTGACGAACATCTGGATAGAATTATTCGCTCAGCAACCTCAATCGGCATAAAAATACCTCTGACAAAACAAGAAATGAAAGAAATAATTCTTGAAACTATTGCCATAACAGGAAAGAGATACTGCATAGCAAGGTTTTGGATTTCAAGAGGAACTGGTGGTTTCAGCGTCTACCCAGATGAATCGCCAAGGGGGCATTTTTATCTGATCATAACTTCATTCCCGAATTATCCAAAAAGATATTACGAAGAAGGTTTAAATGTTGTCACGAGTCCGTTCAGGTTAAAGCAACCTTTTACTCCACAGGTCAAAAGTTGTAACTATCTATCAAATGTTATGATGGAATTTTTCGCTCACAATGTTGGAGCTGACACCGCAATTGGAATTGATTCCGAAGGTTATCTTACCGAAGGCTCAAATAAAAATGTCGCAATTGTAACCCACGATAAAATTTTCAAATACCCCCGACTTGAAAAGGTTTTACATGGGACAATGCTTAAACGAGCAATTTACTTTGCAAACTTGCTTAAGGAGGAAGGGATTTTGAAAGATGTTGTATCAACTGATATTCCGATAAGTGAGGCATATAACAGCAGTGAAATGATGTTTTTCAGCACTACTCTTGTTGTCGCACCAATAGTAAAATACGATGGGATCACCATAGGAAATGGAAAGCCTGGCGAAATCTATAAAAAGTTGTCAGAAATGTTTAAAAAAGATATGAATGAAAATGACGAAGTTTTAACCCCTGTTGATTATGATTAA
- a CDS encoding aspartate aminotransferase family protein, giving the protein MQIFEIEKNLFFQTYKRLGVHIKYGDGVYLVDSEGKKYIDMIAGIGVNALGYGNEKVKKAISQQIEKYLHLSNLFIQDPQIELASLLIQISGYRKVFFTNSGAEAIETAIKLTRKWGKKFDKNEIVAFSNSFHGRTMGALSLMDKVKYRDGYEPFLPQIFVAKYNDVEDMENKINHKTAGVFIEFIQGEGGIVPANEKFVERIFELREKFNFLVIADEIQSGLWRTGKLFAFEHYGVKPDVVALAKPLGGGLPLGAVLGNEKVADVFTTGVHGSTFGGNPVACSAGCAVIKEIQNGIIDNVKNIGKYLLEKLSELKSKHQEIVKDVRGIGLMLGVELNIECFDIVNRLIEKGVIVNCTSNNVIRLLPPLIIQKEHVDLFVDKFDELLSEIKQQSSGRAK; this is encoded by the coding sequence ATGCAAATTTTTGAGATTGAAAAAAACTTGTTCTTTCAAACCTATAAACGACTTGGGGTTCACATAAAATATGGCGATGGAGTCTATCTCGTTGATTCGGAAGGAAAAAAATACATTGACATGATCGCTGGAATCGGGGTTAATGCACTTGGCTACGGCAATGAGAAAGTTAAAAAAGCAATTTCCCAGCAAATTGAAAAGTATCTTCACCTTTCAAATCTTTTCATACAAGATCCACAGATTGAACTTGCGAGCTTGCTTATACAAATTTCAGGTTACCGCAAAGTTTTCTTTACCAACAGCGGTGCAGAAGCAATTGAGACCGCAATTAAACTTACAAGAAAGTGGGGCAAAAAATTTGACAAAAACGAAATCGTTGCGTTTTCAAATTCATTCCATGGCAGAACGATGGGAGCTCTTTCCTTGATGGACAAAGTGAAATATCGCGATGGCTATGAGCCATTTCTACCTCAAATTTTCGTTGCAAAATACAACGATGTTGAAGATATGGAAAACAAAATAAATCACAAAACAGCTGGAGTTTTTATTGAATTCATTCAAGGCGAAGGTGGAATTGTCCCAGCAAATGAAAAATTTGTAGAAAGAATTTTTGAACTGCGTGAAAAATTCAACTTTCTTGTAATAGCTGACGAAATTCAAAGTGGCTTATGGAGAACTGGCAAACTTTTTGCCTTTGAACATTACGGTGTAAAACCCGATGTTGTAGCACTTGCAAAACCTCTCGGCGGTGGATTACCGCTCGGAGCTGTGCTCGGAAATGAAAAAGTCGCTGATGTGTTTACAACTGGTGTGCACGGCTCAACATTTGGAGGAAATCCCGTTGCTTGTTCAGCTGGCTGTGCTGTTATAAAAGAAATTCAAAATGGAATCATTGATAATGTTAAAAACATTGGTAAATATCTACTTGAAAAGCTTTCCGAACTCAAATCAAAACACCAAGAAATAGTGAAAGATGTCCGCGGAATTGGGTTAATGCTCGGGGTTGAACTTAACATTGAATGTTTTGATATCGTCAATCGTCTAATAGAAAAAGGCGTGATCGTAAATTGCACAAGCAATAATGTCATCAGGTTATTGCCACCGCTTATCATACAAAAAGAACATGTTGATTTGTTTGTTGACAAATTTGATGAGCTCTTGAGCGAGATTAAACAACAAAGTTCAGGGAGGGCAAAATGA
- a CDS encoding uroporphyrinogen-III synthase produces MKVLITRDKSQAIEFANYLESFGLVPIFFPTIEIVEPDSWEEVDERIKRIDDYTDIIFTSSNGVRFFFERFVRFYPIEKLKTKRFHAVGVRTKNEIEKYGFRVEALPEKSDKESLFAKILASDEAKFLFPRGNLSDEMFIKLLKESGFKVDDVVVYKTIKPDIDEKSRNEIKSMIESGEIKFITFFSPSSVRNFFEILGDLKLNGQKIAVIGETTLKECEKFGLSVDINPMEINPKPSAKFLAELINIEKTKF; encoded by the coding sequence ATGAAAGTTTTGATAACACGAGATAAATCACAAGCAATTGAGTTTGCAAACTATCTTGAATCTTTCGGCCTCGTTCCTATTTTCTTTCCGACAATTGAGATAGTTGAGCCTGATTCTTGGGAAGAAGTTGACGAGCGAATTAAGCGAATTGATGATTATACCGATATAATTTTCACTAGCTCAAATGGAGTTAGATTTTTCTTTGAAAGGTTTGTCAGGTTTTATCCGATTGAGAAACTTAAAACGAAAAGATTTCACGCTGTTGGAGTGAGGACGAAAAACGAGATTGAGAAGTATGGTTTTAGAGTTGAAGCTTTACCAGAAAAATCTGATAAAGAGAGTTTGTTCGCAAAAATTTTAGCATCCGACGAAGCTAAATTTCTATTCCCCCGAGGTAATCTTTCGGATGAGATGTTTATAAAACTTTTGAAGGAAAGCGGTTTCAAAGTTGACGATGTTGTTGTCTATAAAACTATAAAACCTGACATAGACGAAAAAAGTAGGAATGAAATTAAGTCAATGATTGAAAGTGGAGAGATAAAGTTTATAACTTTTTTCAGCCCGTCAAGCGTAAGGAATTTTTTTGAGATCTTAGGAGATCTAAAATTGAATGGTCAAAAGATCGCTGTTATAGGTGAAACTACCCTTAAAGAATGTGAAAAGTTTGGTTTAAGTGTTGATATAAATCCGATGGAGATCAATCCCAAACCAAGTGCGAAGTTTCTTGCTGAGTTAATTAACATAGAAAAAACAAAATTCTGA
- the hemA gene encoding glutamyl-tRNA reductase — MDLLLVGLNHKTAGVEVREKLYYTLEETKEILPEIVHLFLKEGVLLSTCNRTELYGVLKSDEVKPEQIVNFLISKKEAYQIVDYSHFYIMRSYDAVRHLLEVASGIDSMLIGDVQILGQVKDAYEVAVKCGVVGTLLHQVFHTAFRAGKRAKSETSISEGAVSISYAAVELAEKIFADLSKKKGMLIGAGETAELTAKHLSSHGMSELYIANRTIERAQKLAEQFNGKVITLEEITDKLSEVDIVVSSVAVSDYILTFSQVKNAMSKRGNRPILIIDIGVPRNVEPSVKEIENVFLEDIDSLESIAKANYERRLSEIPKVQRIIDEELKNFIKWYESYQVAPTIKLLRERFEEIRQIEIEKYRNKFSPEDFQKVDALTRSLVNKLLHTPTVSIRESSNGKPESERIKFIQFVRELFGLE; from the coding sequence ATGGATTTATTGCTTGTTGGATTAAACCATAAAACCGCTGGCGTTGAAGTAAGGGAAAAACTTTATTATACACTTGAAGAAACCAAAGAAATTCTTCCAGAAATTGTTCATCTTTTTCTAAAAGAAGGAGTGCTGTTATCAACTTGCAACCGAACGGAACTTTATGGGGTTTTAAAAAGCGATGAAGTTAAACCAGAGCAGATTGTAAATTTTCTCATTTCTAAAAAGGAAGCATATCAGATTGTTGATTACTCTCACTTTTACATAATGCGCTCATACGATGCAGTAAGACATCTACTTGAGGTTGCCTCTGGAATTGATTCAATGCTTATAGGCGATGTCCAAATTCTCGGGCAGGTAAAGGATGCGTATGAGGTTGCTGTGAAGTGTGGAGTTGTTGGAACACTTCTACACCAAGTTTTTCATACCGCTTTTAGAGCTGGAAAGAGGGCAAAGTCGGAAACATCAATAAGTGAAGGCGCTGTTTCAATAAGCTATGCAGCGGTTGAACTCGCTGAAAAAATTTTCGCAGATCTTTCAAAAAAGAAAGGAATGCTCATCGGAGCGGGAGAAACAGCTGAACTTACAGCAAAGCATCTTTCCTCTCATGGTATGAGCGAACTTTACATCGCAAACAGGACAATAGAAAGGGCTCAAAAACTCGCAGAACAATTTAATGGAAAAGTTATAACACTTGAAGAAATAACAGATAAACTTTCCGAAGTTGATATCGTCGTTAGCTCCGTAGCTGTGAGTGATTATATCCTTACATTTTCTCAAGTGAAAAATGCGATGTCAAAAAGAGGTAATAGACCAATTCTTATCATAGATATCGGCGTCCCAAGAAATGTAGAACCATCAGTTAAGGAAATTGAAAATGTTTTTCTTGAAGACATTGATTCACTTGAATCAATTGCAAAGGCAAATTATGAGAGAAGGTTGAGCGAAATACCAAAGGTTCAACGCATAATTGATGAGGAACTTAAGAATTTTATCAAATGGTACGAATCTTATCAAGTCGCTCCGACAATAAAATTGTTGCGTGAGAGATTTGAAGAGATAAGACAGATTGAAATTGAAAAGTATAGAAACAAATTTTCTCCAGAGGACTTTCAAAAGGTTGACGCTTTGACAAGGTCATTGGTAAATAAATTACTTCACACTCCAACTGTGAGCATACGGGAATCGTCCAACGGGAAACCTGAATCTGAGAGGATAAAATTTATACAATTTGTCAGGGAATTATTTGGACTGGAATAA
- a CDS encoding cytochrome c biogenesis protein, protein MLLVLKIFKIVLPILYITTCWLYGRAFFKDDVKARKLKTKFLIFTLVLHFIYLLVRTAELRHPPVTSVFELLCVLGFSLALAYIVIEALTKIKNTGFFAILISSILVIIAGLFSRDIYGFEHDVLKNEFLALHVTSALVGYSAFALSAIYGLLYIMLYNKLRSKTFDIVYKNLPNLETIEAMLHKSATIGFIALTFVIIIGFIWLPKAFQNFSYTDAKLVGTFLIWLVYGSALIMRKSIFLTGKKVAIMSIIGFLLTFIVMAFTTAMSGFHRFF, encoded by the coding sequence ATGCTTCTGGTTTTGAAAATTTTTAAAATTGTTTTACCGATTTTATATATAACGACATGCTGGCTTTACGGCAGGGCATTTTTCAAAGACGATGTAAAAGCACGAAAGCTGAAAACGAAATTTCTAATCTTCACACTCGTCCTTCACTTTATTTATCTTCTCGTCAGAACTGCCGAACTTAGACATCCTCCTGTTACATCTGTTTTTGAACTTTTATGTGTTCTTGGATTTTCACTTGCGCTTGCTTATATCGTAATTGAAGCATTAACCAAGATTAAAAACACAGGTTTCTTTGCGATTCTGATCTCTTCAATTCTTGTCATTATAGCAGGGCTTTTCTCAAGGGACATTTATGGGTTTGAACATGATGTTTTAAAAAATGAATTCCTCGCCTTACATGTAACCTCAGCGCTCGTCGGATATTCAGCTTTCGCCCTATCAGCAATCTATGGGCTTCTTTACATAATGCTTTACAATAAGCTCAGAAGTAAAACATTTGACATCGTTTATAAAAACCTTCCAAATCTTGAAACAATTGAAGCGATGCTTCACAAATCCGCAACGATCGGTTTTATCGCTTTGACATTTGTCATAATAATTGGCTTTATCTGGTTGCCGAAGGCATTTCAAAACTTTTCTTATACAGACGCTAAACTTGTTGGGACTTTCTTAATATGGCTTGTTTATGGATCCGCTTTAATTATGAGGAAATCTATATTTTTAACAGGGAAGAAGGTGGCAATTATGTCAATAATTGGTTTCTTGCTCACATTCATAGTAATGGCTTTTACAACTGCGATGTCTGGGTTTCATAGATTTTTTTGA